The proteins below are encoded in one region of Pseudomonas sp. SCB32:
- a CDS encoding glycosyltransferase, which yields MSKRYKVLQLQPDYNVKAHDFADLAEQIVKCLPAERFDVVSAFLRGQPGAGEPVSRAQRSVYFEFSDAQLKGMRLRAMWQLYRFCRAEGFDVVVCNRFKPVNMFLQLNRWLRVPVCIGISHGFGEYDRLYRRLQTRRLIDKAWRFVGVSPAVRQYLLDCACGFTERNTVAITNAIDIPQAEALQLPREEARRRLDLPQDVRLVGALGRLVPVKGHIYLIRAFAQIHERFPHAHLAIIGAGREEQTLRQEAERLGIAGKVHLTGSRPDALQYVRAFDIWAMPSLKEGLGLALLEGMSGRLPVIGSDIPAMRPLLLGAGGQLVPPGDADALARALADYLALDDERLREKGDQSYAYLCREHDIDEFRQHYLDLIEGALRDAGKGRHE from the coding sequence ATGAGCAAGCGCTACAAGGTTCTTCAACTGCAGCCGGACTACAACGTCAAGGCGCATGATTTCGCCGACCTCGCCGAGCAGATCGTCAAATGCCTGCCGGCGGAGCGTTTCGACGTGGTCTCGGCCTTCCTGCGTGGTCAGCCGGGGGCGGGCGAACCGGTCAGCCGGGCCCAGCGCTCGGTGTACTTCGAATTCTCCGATGCGCAGCTCAAGGGCATGCGCCTGCGTGCCATGTGGCAGCTGTACCGCTTCTGCCGCGCGGAAGGCTTCGACGTCGTGGTCTGCAACCGCTTCAAGCCGGTGAACATGTTCCTGCAGCTCAATCGCTGGCTGCGGGTGCCGGTGTGCATCGGGATTTCCCATGGTTTTGGTGAGTACGACCGACTCTACCGGCGTCTGCAGACGCGCCGCCTGATCGACAAGGCCTGGCGCTTCGTCGGCGTTTCGCCGGCCGTGCGCCAGTACCTGCTGGATTGCGCCTGCGGCTTCACCGAACGCAATACGGTGGCCATCACCAACGCCATCGACATTCCGCAGGCCGAGGCGCTGCAGCTCCCCCGCGAGGAGGCGCGCCGCCGGCTCGACCTGCCCCAGGATGTGCGCCTGGTCGGCGCCCTCGGTCGGCTGGTGCCGGTCAAGGGCCACATTTACCTGATCCGCGCCTTCGCGCAGATCCATGAGCGCTTCCCGCACGCGCACCTGGCGATCATCGGTGCCGGCCGCGAGGAGCAGACCCTGCGGCAGGAAGCCGAGCGCCTTGGCATCGCCGGCAAGGTTCACCTGACTGGCAGTCGTCCGGACGCCCTGCAATACGTGCGCGCCTTCGACATCTGGGCGATGCCCTCGCTGAAAGAGGGGCTGGGCCTGGCGCTGCTGGAGGGCATGAGCGGTCGCCTGCCGGTAATCGGCTCGGACATTCCGGCCATGCGCCCCCTGCTTCTGGGCGCCGGCGGGCAGCTGGTGCCGCCGGGCGACGCCGATGCCCTGGCCAGAGCCTTGGCCGACTACCTCGCGCTGGACGACGAGCGGCTGCGCGAGAAGGGCGACCAGTCCTATGCCTACCTGTGCCGAGAGCACGATATCGATGAATTCCGCCAGCATTACCTCGACCTGATCGAGGGGGCGCTGCGCGATGCCGGAAAGGGCCGTCATGAGTGA
- a CDS encoding glycosyltransferase yields the protein MTRSAEPRVLQFCHGYDGPFLDCARQYASLFAGTGYRVTTVFLTGTPDPEVAAGCASDEVLFLDYSSRDIRGLKLKAIRDLREIARSRDFRFCIAHRFKPTWIAMLGTKLPVIGVHHGFGDFQRLGRKLFARVFAKRLSLLAVSNAVRDEIRTCLPAWPKARIETLYNRVDVDALQAVQVDRYPARQHLGLPDNAWVVGNVGRLHPDKDQATLLRGFAQALPRLPHNSLLAILGKGRLEEDLKDLARELGIAERVLFLGQVPDARRYFKAFDAFALSSDHEPFGMVLLEAMAAGVPAISTSGGGAGEVVEGVGILFPLRDDAALGEGLLHLAALDRQQREACARLMDERLRMRFSDEAVRREFWHLPQVAALTAESER from the coding sequence ATGACTCGCTCGGCTGAACCGCGCGTCCTGCAGTTCTGCCACGGCTATGACGGGCCGTTCCTCGACTGTGCCCGTCAGTACGCCAGCCTGTTCGCCGGTACCGGTTACCGGGTCACCACGGTGTTCCTCACCGGTACGCCCGACCCGGAGGTGGCCGCCGGCTGCGCCAGCGACGAGGTGCTCTTCCTCGACTACAGCTCACGGGACATCCGCGGGCTGAAGCTCAAGGCGATCCGCGACTTGCGTGAGATTGCCCGCTCGCGCGACTTCCGCTTCTGCATCGCGCATCGCTTCAAGCCGACCTGGATCGCCATGCTCGGCACCAAGCTGCCGGTCATCGGTGTGCATCATGGATTCGGCGATTTCCAGCGGCTGGGTCGCAAGCTGTTCGCCCGCGTCTTCGCCAAGCGCCTGAGCCTGCTGGCGGTGTCCAACGCAGTGCGCGACGAGATCCGCACCTGCCTGCCTGCCTGGCCGAAGGCGCGCATCGAGACGCTGTACAACCGTGTCGACGTCGACGCGCTGCAGGCCGTTCAGGTCGACCGCTACCCGGCGCGCCAGCACCTGGGGCTGCCGGACAACGCCTGGGTGGTCGGCAACGTCGGCCGCCTGCACCCGGACAAGGACCAGGCGACCCTGCTGCGCGGCTTCGCCCAGGCACTGCCGCGCCTGCCGCACAACAGCCTGCTGGCTATCCTCGGCAAGGGCCGCCTGGAGGAAGACCTCAAGGACCTCGCTCGCGAGCTCGGCATCGCCGAACGCGTGCTGTTCCTCGGCCAGGTGCCCGATGCCCGGCGCTACTTCAAGGCATTCGATGCCTTTGCCCTGAGCTCCGACCATGAGCCTTTCGGCATGGTCCTGCTGGAGGCGATGGCAGCCGGTGTGCCGGCGATCTCCACTTCCGGAGGCGGTGCCGGGGAAGTGGTCGAGGGTGTCGGCATACTCTTCCCGTTGCGCGATGATGCGGCGCTGGGGGAAGGGCTGCTGCACCTGGCCGCGCTCGACCGCCAGCAGCGCGAGGCCTGCGCCCGGTTGATGGATGAGCGCCTGCGGATGCGCTTCTCCGACGAGGCGGTGCGCCGGGAGTTCTGGCATCTGCCGCAGGTCGCGGCGCTGACGGCCGAGTCGGAGCGCTGA